A stretch of Pangasianodon hypophthalmus isolate fPanHyp1 chromosome 9, fPanHyp1.pri, whole genome shotgun sequence DNA encodes these proteins:
- the LOC117597905 gene encoding mesothelin-like protein, with amino-acid sequence MACTLDPSYIQNSHPLILEKLKNCGDLSDSQITAVQSLLLSGNTAYGYPSTWNEQTVEQLSILAVYFKSDLCNTLSFNVKRKFFSVLRRQKIPMKKLRTFFTECNSESATVSNITAVTIADASFPFGFNSTQFDLYLDIAVLQNNLAAITEKVVDTSFQTVILNKLNQIYPSGLNDGVLQLLGSASRVATIDDISKWNITIIDTLSSLMDSNDGLWEPEKSKAVIMRYLSMGNRSLGSAEINAVGSNICTLNISVLENINADSLKEVLFPDLSSCTIEQKSALYITANTSFSNQRSKAYYQIMRPYLGGAPVEGIQALSTQNISMDITIFISLDPAVLKILNVSTVRDLMGVNIADLKLFENSSVVQSWVSRQNQSDLNTLNLGIINHNPCYGVDR; translated from the exons ATGGCGTGCACACTGGACCCCTCCTACATCCAGAACTCTCACCCTCTCAttttggagaaactgaagaactgtGGAGATCTTTCTGATTCTCAGATCACTGCTGTACAGTCTTTGCTCCTCAGTGGGAACACCGCTTATGG ttatcCCTCAACGTGGAATGAGCAGACCGTGGAGCAACTCAGCATCCTGGCTGTCTATTTCAAGTCAGACCTCTGCAACACACTTAGCTTT AATGTAAAGAGGAAGTTCTTTTCAGTCCTGAGGAGGCAGAAGATCCCGATGAAGAAGCTAAGGACATTCTTTACAGAATGCAACTCAGAAAGTGCTACAG TGAGCAACATCACAGCGGTGACAATTGCAGATGCGTCGTTTCCTTTCGGCTTTAACTCCACCCAGTTTGATCTGTATCTGGACATCGCTGTCCTGCAGAACAACCTGGCAGCCATCACTGAGAAAGTGGTGGACACCAGCTTCCAGACCGTCATTCTGAACAAGTTAAACCAG atTTACCCATCAGGCCTTAATGATGGTGTGCTGCAGCTACTGGGTTCCGCTTCTCGTGTGGCCACTATTGATGACATTAGCAAGTGGAACATTACCATAATTGACACACTGTCCTCTTTGATGGACTCAAATGATGGACTCTGGGAACCAGAAAAG agTAAAGCGGTTATTATGAGGTATCTGAGCATGGGGAATCGCTCTCTGGGAAGTGCTGAAATAAATGCAGTTGGTTCCAACATCTGTACTTTAAACATCAGTGTACTGGAAAATATCAATGCTGATAGCCTAAA GGAGGTCCTGTTTCCAGATCTTTCCTCATGTACCATCGAACAGAAATCCGCTCTGTACATCACAGCCAACACTTCATTCAGCAATCAACGCAGCAAAGCATACTACCAAATTATGAGACCTTACCTGG gtggaGCTCCTGTGGAGGGTATACAAGCTCTTTCTACCCAGAACATCAGTATGGACATCACCATATTCATTAGTCTGGACCCTGCTGTTCTCAag ATCCTGAATGTGAGCACAGTGAGGGATCTAATGGGGGTAAACATAGCTGATCTGAAGCTGTTTGAGAACTCCTCAGTGGTTCAGTCCTGGGTGTCACGACAGAACCAATCTGATCTGAACACACTGAATCTTGGCATCATCAACCACAACCCTTGTTATGGTGTAGACAGGTGA
- the LOC128318935 gene encoding uncharacterized protein LOC128318935, which yields MRPCQSVILSKCKLTIILFSSQVTAVLVAKFPSVSASTIQSLGSQCVGLTVGQISSTPSSVINSALSTLSNISGWDQGQVNALIQSIISAGFNISSASSLESLGTLIGGVPSATISIIPSSQLLSLSQNPTFINNILSAPVILQKTFVQKVISVDQTEVLQNVPDALVMYIPLVLLTSLSSFDVSLINNKNWSHEQAMMLFGAVANASDNPEDLSASILQGFSCSSVQTLPQQKAKDLVKACRPRAGRDKVLLKEAQLTCMYNYVKDDPFVSFTDVPSDMLLYYRCVTRSHTQCTVYKR from the exons ATGAGACCCTGTCAGTCAGTTATTCTGTCAAAGTGCAAGCTAACTAtaatcctcttctcctctcaggtCACAGCGGTGCTGGTAGCAAAGTTCCCCAGTGTATCTGCATCCACCATCCAATCTTTGGGCAGCCAGTGTGTGGGCCTGACTGTGGGCCAGATAAGCTCCACCCCCTCCAGTGTGATAAACAGTGCTCTGTCTACACTCAGTAACATCAGTGGCTGGGACCAGGGCCAAGTGAATGCCCTGATCCAGAGCATCATTAGTGCAGGCTTTAAT ATCAGCAGTGCCTCCTCTCTGGAGTCCCTGGGAACACTCATCGGCGGCGTTCCCTCTGCAACCATCTCCATCATCCCATCGTCTCAGCTTCTGTCTTTATCGCAGAATCCAACATTCATCAATAACATTCTGTCAGCACCAGTTATTCTGCAAAAGACATTTGTCCAGAAG GTAATCTCTGTAGACCAAACTGAAGTGCTACAGAATGTTCCGGATGCACTCGTGATGTATATTCCACTTGTTCTACTGACCTCACTGAGCTCTTTTGACGTTTCACTCATCAATAACAAGAACTGGAGTCATGAACAG GCTATGATGTTGTTTGGTGCAGTGGCCAATGCCAGtgataatccagaaga TCTGTCAGCATCAATACTGCAGGGATTCTCCTGCAGCTCAGTTCAGACTCTCCCACAGCAGAAAGCCAAAGATCTAGTGAAAGCCTGTAGACCTCGTGCAGGCAGAGACAAGGTCCTCCTGAAAGAGGCTCAG ctgaCCTGCATGTACAACTACGTGAAAGACGATCCatttgttagctttactgacgtCCCCTCTGATATGCTTCTGTACTACAGGTGTGTAACACGTTCACATACACAATGTACCGTATATAAAAGATAA
- the LOC128318936 gene encoding mesothelin-like protein, translating to MACTLNPSYIQNSHPLILEKLKNCGDLSDSQITAVQSLLLSGNTAYGNPSTWNEQTVEQLSILAVYFKSDLCNTLSFNVRRKFFSVLRKQKIPMKKLRTFFTECNSESATVSNITAVTIADASFPFGFNSTQFDLYLDIAVLQNNLAAITEKVVDTSFQTVILNKLNQIYPSGLNDGVLQLLGSTSRVATIDDISKWNITIIDTLSSLMDSNGGLWEPEKSKAVIMRYLSMGNRSLGSAEINAVGSNICTLNISVLENINSESLKEVLFPDLSSCTIEQKSALYITANTSFSNQRSKAYYQIMRPYLGKTIIHIHRNTKHTQV from the exons ATGGCCTGCACACTGAACCCCTCCTACATCCAGAACTCTCACCCTCTCAttttggagaaactgaagaactgtGGAGATCTTTCTGATTCTCAGATCACTGCTGTACAGTCTTTGCTCCTCAGTGGGAACACCGCTTATGG taatCCCTCAACGTGGAATGAGCAGACCGTGGAGCAACTCAGCATCCTGGCTGTCTATTTCAAATCAGACCTCTGCAACACACTTAGCTTT AATGTAAGGCGGAAGTTCTTTTCAGTCCTGAGGAAGCAGAAGATCCCGATGAAGAAGCTAAGGACATTCTTTACAGAATGCAACTCAGAAAGCGCTACAG TGAGCAACATCACAGCGGTGACAATTGCAGATGCGTCGTTTCCTTTCGGCTTTAACTCCACCCAGTTTGATCTGTATCTGGACATCGCTGTCCTGCAGAACAACCTGGCAGCCATCACTGAGAAAGTGGTGGACACCAGCTTCCAGACCGTCATTCTGAACAAGTTAAACCAG atTTACCCATCAGGCCTTAATGATGGTGTGCTGCAGCTACTGGGTTCCACTTCTCGTGTGGCCACTATTGATGACATTAGCAAGTGGAACATTACCATAATTGACACACTGTCCTCTTTGATGGACTCAAATGGTGGACTCTGGGAACCAGAAAAG agTAAAGCGGTTATTATGAGGTATCTGAGCATGGGGAATCGCTCTCTGGGAAGTGCTGAAATAAATGCAGTTGGTTCCAACATCTGTACTTTAAACATCAGTGTACTGGAAAATATCAATTCTGAGAGCCTAAA GGAGGTCCTGTTTCCAGATCTTTCCTCATGTACCATCGAACAGAAATCCGCTCTGTACATCACAGCCAACACTTCATTCAGCAATCAACGCAGCAAAGCATACTACCAAATTATGAGACCTTACCTGGGTAAAACAATCatccacatacacagaaatactaaacacacacaggtgtag
- the LOC128318932 gene encoding uncharacterized protein LOC128318932, translating into MDITIFISLDPAVLKILNVSTVRNLMGVNIADLKLFENSSVVQSWVSRQNQSDLNTLNLGVINHNPCYGVDSHPLDSEFASGNVSAVLCNFRIPAYACSSVVVLSSDDLATLLTCKLPSSLNYSKETWKLFFQNFPAPLDDVLDRFSHMTHSSIRSDSNILDAIWEVIIKDFTAAQLMNAAFITEWFQMRLRPFLSSVSADFLSSLSSKSFSCESYQIVVEALSSQESLMKEEQKQLVFTSFIFPFLSRVDLPDPGCRSNTSGSNKWLEKNLGNFSNYAPLEKLKILNANFSSVAVLGLLSSEQKAQFILQPDSGVLGNDSVFREVFSRVITSLDRNQLGSFFTVFHQTAIQVRISVVYKPGHISFRNKTRLFYAY; encoded by the exons ATGGACATCACCATATTCATTAGTCTGGACCCTGCTGTTCTCAAG ATCCTGAATGTGAGCACAGTGAGGAATCTAATGGGGGTAAACATAGCTGATCTGAAGCTGTTTGAGAACTCCTCAGTGGTTCAGTCCTGGGTGTCACGACAGAACCAATCTGATCTGAACACACTGAATCTTGGCGTCATCAACCACAACCCTTGTTATGGTGTAGACAG TCACCCACTTGATAGCGAGTTCGCATCTGGAAATGTTTCTGCAGTACTGTGTAACTTCAGGATTCCTGCCTATGCCTGTTCATCA GTTGTTGTTCTGTCCTCTGATGATCTGGCCACACTGCTCACATGCAAACTGCCAAGTAGCCTGAACTACTCTAAAGAAACATGGAAGCTTTTCTTCCAGAATTTTCCTGCACCTTTGGATGATGTACTGGACAGGTTTTCACACATG ACCCACAGCAGCATTCGGTCTGACTCAAATATACTTGATGCCATCTGGGAGGTGATAATCAAGGACTTCACTGCAGCACAGCTGATGAATGCCGCTTTCATCACTGAGTGGTTCCAGATGAGGCTCAGACCATTTTTGTCATCAGTGTCCGCAGACTTTCTGTCCAGCCTCAgttccaaaagcttcagctgTGAGAGCTACCAGATTGT GGTGGAAGCTCTTAGCAGTCAAGAATCACTCatgaaagaggaacagaagcaGTTGGTCTTTACTTCATTCATCTTTCCCTTCCTGTCAAGAGTTGACCTCCCAG ACCCTGGCTGTCGTTCCAACACTTCTGGCAGCAATAAGTGGCTTGAAAAGAACCTTGGCAATTTCTCCAATTATGCCCCCTTGGAAAAGCTCAAAAttctaaatgcaaatttctccaGC GTTGCAGTGTTAGGCTTATTGTCCAGTGAGCAGAAGGCACAGTTCATCTTGCAGCCGGATTCAGGAGTGTTGGGaaatgactctgtgtttagagaGGTGTTTAGCAGGGTGATCACATCTTTAGATCGGAATCAACTTGGCAGCTTCTTCACAGTCTTCCACCAGACTGCAATACAAGTGAGGATCTCTGTAGTCTACAAACCAGGGCACATTTCTTTTCGCAATAAGACACGTTTATTCTATGCATACTAA
- the LOC128318755 gene encoding uncharacterized protein LOC128318755 produces the protein MTLLDLVPHFQSFSPGDFALWFQTYLSFFLSGIGPNTLSIIPMNISCDSYREIVKGLDNVYSDLSATQSDTVFNYTQDYLKYQSSQGLSCYSRGSFYMFLKQMFLNFGFSDLKDFLSLIPADRQPELLGSISPEELGEFLNRPNTVIDGSELCTLLNNYNRTNQYLEMESVLSSALASHTLECVWPRALNASSQADVEQWFKVTLVHYLPYLSSQLISSAQLSGASCLSYRKLVSILGDNYNFYTTDFTPADVYSSIKVYLNSSDGSPRCYNSSDPLLNSTAWFADNIGFFITFINLADLQSFLPGNMTSVFLQNAENLQLFNNPGISASVLEYYTTELYIQNPDFSPLG, from the exons ATGACACTCTTGGATCTGGTGCCTCACTTCCAAAGTTTCAGCCCAGGGGACTTTGCCCTGTGGTTCCAGACTtacctttccttcttcctttctgGGATTGGTCCAAACACCCTGTCGATCATCCCCATGAACATCAGCTGTGACTCCTACAGAGAGAT agtgaaaGGACTTGATAATGTGTACAGTGACCTCTCCGCAACACAGTCCGATACTGTCTTCAATTACACACAAGACTATCTCAAGTACCAGTCCAGccaag GCCTGAGCTGCTACAGCAGAGGAAGCTTCTACATGTTCCTGAAACAGATGTTCCTCAATTTTGGATTCTCTGACCTGAAAGATTTCCTGTCTCTGATCCCAGCTGACCGACAGCCAGAG CTTTTGGGCTCCATCTCTCCGGAAGAACTCGGAGAGTTTCTGAACAGGCCAAACACAGTGATTGATGGTTCTGAGCTCTGCACACTcctcaacaactacaatagaacCAATCAATACCTGGAGATG GAGTCTGTTTTATCCTCAGCTTTGGCCAGCCACacgttggagtgtgtgtggcctCGTGCTCTCAATGCCTCATCTCAGGCTGATGTAGAACAGTGGTTTAAGGTCACACTGGTTCACTACCTGCCCtacctcagttctcagctcatcAGCTCTGCCCAGCTCAGTGGAGCCTCCTGTCTGTCATACAGGAAACT GGTGTCTATCCTGGGGGACAACTACAATTTTTACACAACTGATTTCACCCCAGCTGATGTGTATAGCTCCATAAAAGTGTATCTGAACAGCAGCG ATGGCAGCCCCCGCTGCTATAACTCCTCAGATCCTCTTCTGAACTCCACTGCCTGGTTTGCTGACAACATCGGattcttcatcactttcattAACCTCGCTGACCTGCAGTCATTCCTACCAGGAAACATG ACGAGTGTGTTCCTGCAGAATGCAGaaaatcttcagctgttcaacaaCCCAGGAATTTCAGCCAGTGTCCTGGAGTACTACACAACAGAGTTATACATCCAGAATCCTGACTTCAGCCCACTCGGGTAA
- the LOC128318756 gene encoding uncharacterized protein LOC128318756, whose protein sequence is MNPEVTAVLVAKFPSVSASTIQSLGSQCVGLTVGQISSTPSSVINSALSTLSNISGWDQGQVNALIQSIISAGFNISSASSLESLGTLIGGVPSATITIIPSSQLLSLSQNPTFINNILSAPVILQKTFVQKVISVDQTEVLQNVPDALVMYIPLVLLTSLSSFDVSLINNKSWSHEQAMMLFGAVANASDNPEDLSASILQGFSCSSVQTLPQQKAKDLVKACRPRAGRDKVLLKEAQLTCMYSYVKDDPFVSFTDVPSDMLLYYRCVTRSHTQCTVYKR, encoded by the exons ATGAATCCAGAG gtCACAGCGGTGCTGGTAGCAAAGTTCCCCAGTGTATCTGCATCCACCATCCAATCTTTGGGCAGCCAGTGTGTGGGCCTGACTGTGGGCCAGATAAGCTCCACCCCCTCCAGTGTGATAAACAGTGCTCTGTCTACACTCAGTAACATCAGTGGCTGGGACCAGGGCCAAGTGAATGCCCTGATCCAGAGCATCATTAGTGCAGGCTTTAAT ATCAGCAGTGCCTCCTCTCTGGAGTCCCTGGGAACACTCATCGGCGGCGTTCCCTCTGcaaccatcaccatcatcccaTCGTCTCAGCTTCTGTCTTTATCGCAGAATCCAACATTCATCAATAACATTCTGTCAGCACCAGTTATTCTGCAAAAGACATTTGTCCAGAAG GTAATCTCTGTAGACCAAACTGAAGTGCTACAGAATGTTCCGGATGCACTCGTGATGTATATTCCACTTGTTCTACTGACCTCACTGAGCTCTTTTGACGTTTCACTCATCAATAACAAGAGCTGGAGTCATGAACAG GCTATGATGTTGTTTGGTGCAGTGGCCAATGCCAGtgataatccagaaga TCTGTCAGCATCAATACTGCAGGGATTCTCCTGCAGCTCAGTTCAGACTCTCCCACAGCAGAAAGCCAAAGATCTAGTGAAAGCCTGTAGACCTCGTGCAGGCAGAGACAAGGTCCTCCTGAAAGAGGCTCAG ctgaCCTGCATGTACAGCTACGTGAAAGACGATCCatttgttagctttactgacgtCCCCTCTGATATGCTTCTGTACTACAGGTGTGTAACACGTTCACATACACAATGTACCGTATATAAAAGATAA
- the LOC128318757 gene encoding mesothelin-like protein, whose protein sequence is MACTLDPSYIQNSHPLILEKLKNCGDLSDSQITAVQSLLLSGNTAYGNPSTWNEQTVEQLSILAVYFKSDLCNTLSFNVRRKFFSVLRKQKIPMKKLRTFFTECNSESATVSNITAVTIADASFPFGFNSTQFDLYLDIAVLQNNLAAITEKVVDTSFQTVILNKLNQIYPSGLNDGVLQLLGSASRVATTDDISKWNITIIDTLSSLMDSNGGLWEPEKSKAVIMRYLSMGNPSLGSTEINVVGSNICTLDISVLESITAESLKAVLSPDLSSCSIEQKSALYIIANSSFSNQRSNAKTYYQLMSPYLGGAPLEDIQALSTHNISMDITVFTSLSSAVLKALNVMTAQALMGVNVADLKLFEHSSVVQSWVSQQNQSDLDMLNIGIIKTNSNNYTAIISTATPSTRTATDTAISSVTNFTTMTTIINIPATTNTKLTTTAFPTTSFKITPSIGTNVNTPATTNTILTTTASPTKGFEISTSVGTNVNTPATTNTSLTTTASPTTRFEITPSIGTNVNTLANTNASLTTTHYSWNNCQHACDYQYQPNHHYICHYKF, encoded by the exons ATGGCCTGCACACTGGACCCCTCCTACATCCAGAACTCTCACCCTCTCAttttggagaaactgaagaactgtGGAGATCTTTCTGATTCTCAGATCACTGCTGTACAGTCTTTGCTCCTCAGTGGGAACACCGCTTATGG taatcCCTCAACGTGGAATGAGCAGACCGTGGAGCAACTCAGCATCCTGGCTGTCTATTTCAAATCAGACCTCTGCAACACACTTAGCTTT AATGTAAGGAGGAAGTTCTTTTCAGTCCTGAGGAAGCAGAAGATCCCGATGAAGAAGCTAAGGACATTCTTTACAGAATGCAACTCAGAAAGCGCTACAG TGAGCAACATCACAGCGGTGACAATTGCAGATGCGTCGTTTCCTTTCGGCTTTAACTCCACCCAGTTTGATCTGTATCTGGACATCGCTGTCCTGCAGAACAACCTGGCAGCCATCACTGAGAAAGTGGTGGACACCAGCTTCCAGACCGTCATTCTGAACAAGTTAAACCAG atTTACCCATCAGGCCTTAATGATGGTGTGCTGCAGCTACTGGGTTCCGCTTCTCGTGTGGCAACAACTGATGACATTAGCAAGTGGAACATTACCATAATTGACACACTGTCCTCTTTGATGGACTCAAATGGTGGACTCTGGGAACCAGAAAAG agTAAAGCGGTGATTATGAGGTATCTGAGCATGGGGAATCCCTCTCTGGGAAGTACCGAAATAAATGTAGTTGGTTCCAACATCTGTACTTTAGACATCAGTGTACTGGAAAGTATCACTGCTGAGAGTCTGAA GGCAGTCCTGTCTCCAGATCTGTCCTCATGTTCCATTGAGCAGAAATCTGCTCTGTACATCATCGCCAACTCTTCATTCAGCAATCAACGCAGCAATGCCAAAACCTACTACCAACTCATGAGTCCTTACCTGG GTGGAGCTCCACTGGAGGACATACAAGCCCTTTCAACTCATAACATCAGCATGGACATCACCGTGTTCACTAGTCTGAGCTCTGCTGTTCTTAAG gcccTGAATGTGATGACAGCGCAAGCTCTAATGGGGGTAAATGTGGCTGACTTGAAGCTGTTTGAGCACTCTTCAGTGGTTCAGTCCTGGGTGTCACAACAGAACCAGTCTGATTTAGATATGCTGAATATTGGCATCATCAAAACCAACAGCAATAATTATACTGCCATCATCAGTACAGCCACTCCTAGTACCAGAACAGCTACTGACACTGCCATATCTAGTGTCACCAATTTTACTACAATGACTACAATTATCAACATACCTGCCACTACCAACACCAAACTCACCACCACTGCTTTCCCCACTACAAGTTTCaaaatcaccccttctattggaacaaatgtcaacacgcctgccactaccaataccatcctaaccactactgcatcccccactaaaggttttgaaatcagcacttctgtgggaacaaatgtcaacacgcctgccactaccaataccagcctaaccaccactgcatcccccaccACAAGAtttgaaatcaccccttctattggaacgAATGTCAACACGCTTGCCAATACCAAtgccagcctaaccaccact CACTACTCTTGGAACAACTGTCAACACGCCTGcgactaccaataccagcctaaccaccactacATCtgccactacaagttttga